Part of the Labrenzia sp. PHM005 genome is shown below.
CAGATGCTCCAATTCCTTGAGCTGCTCTTCATTGAGGTCGTCGATCATGGCATCCGCAAACCCGCCGAGCAGCAAATCCATTTCCTTCATGCCCCGGTGCCAGCAGCGGAACAGGATTTTTTTACGCCGCACATCCCGGCCGTTTGTTTCGTTGTCATTTGTCGCGCTGGGATGATCGGACATGGAAGGCCTTTGGAAGCTGAACCGGAAAACGGCAAATGCGAGATACGCAAGCCTAGCGGATAGAATGAAATCTGGCGACTGTATAGCGCTGAAATTTGGAAAAGTCAGCGCCGAAGTTCACAGATTGTTCTAATTGTTGCACTTAAGATGGGGTTCATGTCAGAACAGGATATCAAATCCGCTTTGCGGCCTGTCTGACTTAAGGTTTCCTCCCCTGAATGCGCCCTCCGGTTCTAGATCCGCTGTTTGCTCCGGTCTCCACCCTTCCCGGCATTGGGCCGAAAATCGCCAAACTTGTCGCCGGGCTTGTTGGCAGCCAGCCGGATCGGGACGCGACTGTTGCCGATCTGCTGTTTCACATCCCGCACAGTCTGATCGACCGGCGTCACAAGCCGGGGATCGCCTATTCGGAAAATGGAGACATTGTCACGCTGGATGTCACCATCGGCCGTCACTCCGCTCCGCCCCGCCATTCCAAGGCGCCTTACAAGATCTCCGCTTATGACGAGACGGGCCAGATCACTTTTGTCTTTTTCCATTC
Proteins encoded:
- a CDS encoding succinate dehydrogenase assembly factor 2, with product MSDHPSATNDNETNGRDVRRKKILFRCWHRGMKEMDLLLGGFADAMIDDLNEEQLKELEHLLTAHDQDLYAWMTGRKPLPEEWDSALYRQIIAYHEAAGPAGFKK